A DNA window from Pithys albifrons albifrons isolate INPA30051 chromosome 7, PitAlb_v1, whole genome shotgun sequence contains the following coding sequences:
- the EN2 gene encoding homeobox protein engrailed-2, with translation MEEGGRSPREEAAEPQESGGDAEPGGGGRRGLLLPPGDPPHPHPHPHRITNFFIDNILRPEFGRRKETGGPGAETRRPGTESRRSPAAAPAPGAPLPGGRAGSPGRGEGGPAGLALHGAAKKGGDPAALEAALKARGLSGGDLSVSSDSDSSQASSNAGNQPMLWPAWVYCTRYSDRPSSGPRSRKPKKKNPNKEDKRPRTAFTAEQLQRLKAEFQTNRYLTEQRRQSLAQELGLNESQIKIWFQNKRAKIKKATGSKNSLAVHLMAQGLYNHSTTAKDGKSDSE, from the exons ATGGAGGAGGGCGGCCGGAGCCCCCGGGAGGAGGCGGCCGAGCCGCAGGAGTCCGGCGGCGACGCGGagcccggcggcggcgggcggcgggggctgctgctccccccCGGTGACCCCCCGCACCCCCACCCGCACCCGCATCGCATCACCAACTTCTTCATCGACAACATCCTGCGGCCCGAGTTCGGGCGGAGGAAGGAGACGGGCGGCCCCGGCGCAGAGACCCGGCGGCCCGGCACGGAGAGCCGCCGTAGCCCCGCCGCGGCGCCGGCCCCAGGGGCTCCGCTGCCCGGCGGCAGGGCGGGctcgccgggccggggggagggcggccccgccgggctgGCCCTGCACGGCGCCGCTAAGAAGGGGGGGGACCCCGCGGCGCTGGAGGCGGCCCTGAAGGCAAGGGGGCTGAGCGGCGGCGACCTGTCGGTGAGCTCGGACTCGGATAGCTCCCAGGCCAGCTCCAACGCCGGGAACCAGCCCATGCTCTGGCCCGCCTGGGTGTACTGCACGCGGTACTCGGACCGGCCCTCCTCAG GTCCCCGCTCCCGCAAACCAAAGAAGAAGAACCCCAACAAGGAGGACAAGCGGCCGCGCACCGCCTTCACCGCCGAGCAGCTGCAGAGACTCAAGGCCGAGTTCCAGACGAACCGGTACCTGACGGAGCAGCGGcggcagagcctggcacaggagctCGGGCTCAACGAGTCCCAGATCAAAATCTGGTTCCAGAATAAACGAGCCAAGATCAAGAAGGCAACGGGCAGCAAGAACTCCCTGGCAGTGCACCTCATGGCCCAGGGGCTCTACAACCACTCCACCACGGCGAAAGACGGCAAGTCGGACAGTGAATAG